One Bacteroidota bacterium DNA window includes the following coding sequences:
- the porU gene encoding type IX secretion system sortase PorU — NYTTVHELYDGSQGGEDAPGNPANTNVANILDNTSCSIINYTGHGGENGWAHESILDIPTINSWNNFDQMPLFITATCEFSRFDEPGIVSAGEWVILNPKGGGVSLFTTTRLAWSDPNFKLNRVIYQYAFEKTDGKYPRLGDLVRISKTIMNTSQNVKNFVLLGDPALRLVYPKMGVISTLVEAGNLQFSYDTLMAMSQVTIEGMIVDEFGNHLPDFHGYVIPQVFDKKAKYYTLGNDAGSPIASFELRDRLLFQGRFTVQNGNFSFSFIMPKDIAYEFGEGKISYYAVDTLTYRDANGYTPVVIGGVSPFPVDDIAGPSMELFIDDLGFKSGDLVSNTPILMVYLQDASGISFTGNGIGHDITGILNGDTRQPLALNEYYISDLDSPNSGWVYYIMDALPDGTHTIEVKAWDVMNNPSEISATFVVNQNGNLIAGGAYNQPNPFSDQTQFGFLHNRSDGRFTVEIEIYNLQGQQVFNLSRFVSSSGQDIEPITWDGTDQSGNPLTSGMYVYRMKILDETGQYSEQSNKLIIGR; from the coding sequence ATAATTACACTACGGTACATGAATTATACGATGGCAGTCAGGGCGGGGAAGATGCCCCCGGAAATCCTGCTAATACAAATGTTGCAAACATTTTAGATAATACCAGTTGTAGTATCATTAATTATACCGGTCATGGCGGCGAAAATGGGTGGGCTCACGAGAGCATCCTGGATATCCCTACAATTAATTCCTGGAATAATTTCGACCAAATGCCCTTATTTATTACAGCTACCTGCGAATTCAGCCGCTTCGATGAACCGGGCATAGTTTCTGCGGGAGAATGGGTGATCCTCAATCCAAAAGGTGGCGGAGTAAGCTTGTTTACTACAACTCGCCTTGCCTGGTCTGACCCCAACTTCAAGCTGAACAGGGTAATCTATCAGTATGCTTTTGAAAAGACCGATGGGAAATACCCACGTTTAGGAGACCTGGTTCGTATTTCCAAAACCATCATGAATACAAGCCAGAACGTGAAAAATTTCGTATTACTGGGAGATCCTGCCCTCAGGTTGGTATATCCTAAGATGGGAGTGATCAGTACCTTAGTGGAAGCGGGAAACCTTCAGTTTTCCTATGATACGCTAATGGCTATGTCGCAAGTTACCATTGAAGGCATGATTGTCGATGAATTTGGCAATCATCTTCCTGATTTTCATGGATATGTAATTCCTCAGGTGTTTGACAAAAAGGCAAAATATTATACACTGGGCAATGATGCCGGCAGCCCGATTGCATCTTTTGAGCTTCGCGATCGTTTGCTGTTCCAGGGACGGTTTACGGTTCAGAATGGGAATTTTTCCTTTTCTTTCATTATGCCAAAGGATATTGCCTATGAATTCGGCGAGGGAAAAATCAGCTATTATGCTGTGGATACACTCACTTACAGGGATGCAAATGGTTATACCCCGGTTGTTATCGGGGGAGTCAGTCCTTTCCCGGTTGATGATATTGCCGGCCCGTCAATGGAGCTTTTTATTGATGACCTGGGTTTCAAATCCGGAGACCTTGTCAGCAATACTCCTATCCTCATGGTATACCTGCAGGATGCATCAGGGATAAGCTTTACAGGAAATGGTATCGGGCATGATATTACAGGAATCCTGAACGGTGATACACGGCAACCTTTGGCATTGAATGAATATTATATCTCTGATCTCGACAGCCCAAACAGTGGTTGGGTCTATTATATCATGGATGCTTTACCCGATGGAACCCATACCATTGAGGTCAAAGCATGGGATGTCATGAACAATCCATCCGAAATTTCCGCTACCTTTGTTGTTAACCAAAACGGTAATCTTATTGCAGGTGGTGCTTACAATCAACCTAACCCATTCAGCGATCAGACCCAGTTCGGATTCCTGCACAACAGGTCCGACGGTAGATTTACGGTGGAAATAGAGATCTATAACCTCCAGGGGCAACAGGTTTTTAACCTCAGCCGCTTTGTTTCCAGTAGCGGACAGGATATCGAACCCATAACCTGGGATGGAACCGATCAATCGGGGAATCCATTAACATCAGGAATGTACGTTTACAGAATGAAAATCCTGGATGAAACAGGCCAATATTCGGAGCAATCCAATAAGCTTATAATCGGAAGGTAG
- the porV gene encoding type IX secretion system outer membrane channel protein PorV gives MKMKIRSFLLFLLSIIYIAGYSQDATYDDLSGQDNDNLRTITTAVPFLMIAPDARGGALGEVGVSSSPDPNSMHWNPAKYAFIDREFGFAVSFTPWLRNLNINDIYLGYLSGFYKIDERQTIAASLRYFTLGEIIFTDEQGTNVGTYKPTEWSIDGTYSRKFSEKWSGAVAARFIYSNLTAGQFVQGAPTSAGTSIAADVAVYYTDDIRMGDIDGNFSFGINISNIGNKISYSETSIKKDFIPTNLRLGPTLNIDIDEYNSLAFMLDLNKLLVPTPPVYERDSTGKFVQGPDGKYVIAKGEDPDVFVVQGMLQSFYDAPDGFSEEMKEIQFSVGVEYWYNKLFAIRGGFFWEDKTKGNRKFFTLGAGLRYNVFGLDFSYLIPMEQQNPLANTLRFTLIFDFEGFENQKQPNK, from the coding sequence ATCAAAATGAAAATTCGATCCTTTCTATTGTTTTTACTTTCAATTATTTATATTGCAGGATACAGCCAGGATGCCACTTACGATGATCTCAGCGGACAGGATAATGACAACCTGCGGACGATTACCACAGCGGTTCCTTTTCTCATGATTGCCCCTGATGCCCGGGGTGGAGCATTGGGTGAAGTAGGTGTTTCTTCTTCTCCGGACCCCAACTCTATGCACTGGAATCCTGCAAAGTATGCTTTTATCGACAGGGAATTTGGTTTTGCTGTTTCATTTACCCCCTGGCTGAGAAATTTGAATATTAATGATATTTACCTGGGATATTTATCAGGATTTTATAAAATTGACGAACGTCAGACCATTGCCGCTTCTCTACGTTATTTTACTCTTGGAGAGATAATTTTTACCGATGAACAGGGAACCAATGTGGGTACTTATAAACCAACAGAATGGTCGATAGACGGAACATATTCCAGGAAATTCTCGGAAAAATGGTCGGGAGCGGTTGCCGCCAGATTCATTTATTCAAATCTTACGGCCGGACAATTTGTCCAGGGTGCACCTACCAGTGCCGGAACCTCCATTGCTGCCGATGTTGCTGTATATTATACCGATGATATCCGGATGGGAGATATTGATGGTAACTTTAGTTTCGGGATTAACATCTCCAACATCGGGAATAAAATATCTTACAGTGAAACCAGTATTAAAAAAGACTTTATCCCTACAAATTTGAGGTTAGGACCTACTCTGAACATCGATATTGATGAATACAATTCGCTGGCTTTCATGTTAGACCTCAACAAACTTTTAGTCCCGACACCTCCTGTTTATGAAAGGGATTCAACAGGAAAGTTTGTTCAGGGCCCTGATGGTAAGTATGTGATTGCTAAAGGTGAAGATCCGGATGTTTTTGTTGTTCAGGGTATGCTCCAATCCTTTTACGATGCTCCCGATGGTTTCTCGGAAGAAATGAAAGAGATTCAATTCTCTGTTGGTGTGGAATATTGGTATAATAAGCTTTTTGCTATACGCGGAGGCTTCTTCTGGGAAGATAAAACCAAAGGTAACCGTAAGTTTTTTACACTCGGCGCTGGACTGCGTTACAATG